In Geminocystis sp. NIES-3708, a single window of DNA contains:
- a CDS encoding S-adenosyl-l-methionine hydroxide adenosyltransferase family protein yields the protein MITLLTDFGLQDIYVGVMKGVIKTINPDVNLIDLTHEIPRQNILAARFALMNAMDFFPDNTIYVAIVDPTVGSARKSIAIKFEKGYLVCPDNGIFSGILEKYKLQKVIELTNHKYWLNSNPSKTFHGRDIFAPVAAYISKGISLDELGTQIPLENLVKINIEPIIINNQEIIGSIQYIDIYGNLVTNIPVNMLNNKSWYVIEKKTKIEQHLTYSNVNEGDLLALIDSNGWLEIAVNGGSAKIELNKQYYDQIKVIFN from the coding sequence ATGATAACTTTACTAACAGATTTTGGTTTACAAGATATTTACGTGGGAGTTATGAAAGGAGTTATTAAGACGATTAATCCCGATGTAAATTTAATTGATTTAACTCACGAAATTCCTCGACAAAATATTTTGGCGGCTAGATTTGCTTTAATGAATGCTATGGATTTTTTTCCTGATAATACTATTTATGTAGCCATAGTTGATCCTACCGTAGGAAGTGCAAGAAAAAGTATTGCAATTAAGTTTGAAAAGGGTTACTTAGTTTGTCCTGATAATGGTATTTTTAGCGGAATTTTAGAAAAATATAAACTTCAAAAAGTTATCGAATTAACTAATCATAAATATTGGTTGAATAGTAACCCTAGCAAGACATTTCATGGTAGAGATATTTTTGCACCCGTAGCCGCCTATATAAGTAAAGGTATTAGTTTAGATGAGTTAGGAACACAAATACCATTAGAAAATTTAGTCAAAATCAATATTGAGCCTATTATTATTAATAATCAAGAAATTATTGGTTCAATTCAGTATATTGATATCTATGGTAATTTAGTAACTAATATTCCTGTTAATATGCTTAATAATAAATCATGGTATGTTATAGAAAAAAAAACAAAGATTGAGCAACATTTAACTTATTCTAATGTTAATGAAGGAGATTTATTAGCCTTAATTGATAGTAACGGATGGTTAGAAATAGCAGTTAATGGCGGTAGTGCTAAAATAGAACTCAATAAGCAATATTATGATCAAATTAAAGTAATATTTAATTAA
- a CDS encoding DUF2301 domain-containing membrane protein — protein sequence MTIESKIYEGQFGNFIITQEDRKEVMIYRLGLALAGVSFAVGILLFLWLDFTPIIDQVLTILFALFIMSLGVSLQKIHIYLKPLHNTLKVFWLIGTISTIVFAINSQGYLVNFIKNQPLSLLGIGFIFASLTGIFIKEAFCFNRIESKILSFMIPSLLLGYMMDIFPLKLEQFLLTTWGILFLVFLMGKSIQEISPDIGDKSVFEYLKNQSKNNIN from the coding sequence ATGACTATAGAATCTAAAATTTATGAAGGACAATTTGGTAACTTTATCATTACACAAGAAGATCGCAAAGAAGTAATGATATATCGTCTTGGTTTAGCATTAGCAGGAGTCAGTTTTGCTGTAGGGATTTTATTATTTTTATGGTTAGATTTTACTCCGATTATCGATCAAGTTTTAACGATATTATTTGCCTTATTTATTATGAGCTTAGGGGTAAGTTTACAAAAGATTCATATTTACTTAAAACCCTTACACAATACGTTAAAAGTTTTTTGGTTAATCGGTACAATTAGTACTATTGTTTTTGCTATAAATAGTCAAGGATACTTGGTAAATTTTATCAAAAATCAACCTTTAAGTTTACTAGGAATTGGCTTTATTTTTGCCAGTTTAACAGGAATATTTATTAAAGAAGCCTTTTGTTTTAACCGTATAGAATCAAAAATTTTAAGTTTTATGATTCCCAGTTTATTACTAGGTTATATGATGGATATTTTCCCTCTAAAATTAGAACAATTTTTATTAACTACATGGGGAATCTTATTTCTAGTTTTTCTCATGGGAAAATCTATTCAAGAAATTTCTCCTGATATTGGCGATAAATCAGTATTTGAATACTTAAAAAATCAATCAAAAAATAATATTAATTAA
- a CDS encoding ABC transporter ATP-binding protein: MANLLEVENVYAGYIKDLNILQGINFSIEAHELVTVIGPNGAGKSTLAKTIFGLLSPNQGKIIFKGENIAGLKPNEIVKRGMCYVPQIVNVFPSLTIEENLEMGAYTLSGSNKKQKELIYTMFPKLKERAKQSAGTLSGGERQMLAMGRALMLDPDLLLLDEPSAALSPILVNNIFEQIKAVNATGKAIVLVEQNAKKALMMAHRGYVLENGKDAIEGEGKDLLNNPQVAELYLGIEKK, translated from the coding sequence ATGGCTAATTTACTAGAAGTCGAAAATGTTTATGCAGGTTATATAAAAGATTTAAACATCTTACAAGGTATAAACTTTAGTATTGAAGCCCATGAGTTAGTTACCGTAATCGGTCCAAATGGTGCAGGAAAATCTACTCTTGCTAAGACCATTTTTGGCTTATTATCACCAAATCAAGGCAAAATAATCTTTAAAGGAGAAAATATAGCTGGATTAAAACCGAATGAGATTGTTAAGCGTGGAATGTGTTATGTGCCACAAATTGTCAACGTTTTTCCTAGTCTCACCATCGAGGAAAATTTAGAAATGGGTGCTTATACATTATCAGGCTCAAATAAGAAGCAAAAAGAGCTAATATATACTATGTTCCCTAAATTAAAAGAAAGAGCGAAACAAAGTGCTGGTACATTATCTGGTGGTGAAAGACAAATGTTAGCTATGGGTAGGGCTTTGATGTTAGATCCAGATTTGCTATTATTAGACGAACCATCTGCTGCACTTTCTCCCATTTTAGTGAATAATATTTTTGAACAAATAAAAGCTGTTAATGCCACTGGTAAAGCAATAGTTTTAGTAGAACAAAATGCCAAAAAAGCTTTGATGATGGCACATCGTGGGTATGTTTTAGAAAATGGAAAAGATGCTATTGAGGGTGAGGGAAAAGACTTGCTTAACAACCCTCAAGTAGCAGAATTATATTTAGGCATTGAAAAGAAATAA
- a CDS encoding precorrin-6A/cobalt-precorrin-6A reductase, which produces MIWLIGGTSESIAITKSSIKHEQKIIIFVTTAKATQLYQFVGKQKIFVRKLTKNMMLKFIQQNSNMAHQRL; this is translated from the coding sequence ATTATTTGGCTTATTGGTGGCACTTCTGAGAGTATTGCGATCACAAAATCATCAATAAAACATGAGCAAAAAATTATTATTTTTGTAACTACAGCTAAGGCAACCCAACTATATCAATTTGTAGGAAAACAGAAGATTTTTGTCAGAAAATTAACGAAAAACATGATGTTAAAATTTATTCAACAAAACTCTAATATGGCTCACCAAAGATTATGA
- a CDS encoding DMT family protein, producing MFKPLILLVISNIFMTFAWYGHLKDLKSFPLWTVIIISWLIAFFEYCFQVPANRIGNQYFSLPQLKVVQEVISMLVFAGFSFAYMKVPITRNYFFAAMLLAAAAYLIFSDNKLR from the coding sequence ATGTTTAAACCATTAATTCTTTTAGTGATTTCAAATATTTTTATGACCTTTGCATGGTATGGTCATTTGAAAGATCTAAAATCATTTCCTCTTTGGACTGTAATTATTATAAGTTGGTTAATAGCATTTTTTGAATACTGTTTTCAAGTACCAGCCAATCGTATTGGGAATCAATATTTTAGCCTTCCTCAATTAAAAGTAGTGCAAGAAGTAATCAGTATGCTAGTTTTTGCAGGATTTAGTTTTGCTTACATGAAAGTTCCAATTACTCGAAATTATTTTTTTGCGGCAATGCTGTTGGCTGCCGCCGCTTATTTAATTTTTAGCGACAACAAACTACGTTAA
- a CDS encoding NrtR DNA-binding winged helix domain-containing protein — translation MNKKVLNVNHCLADFKVGVDNAIFSVDTTNNKLLILLVKREQNPFKTYWSLPSTLVRQGESLESAAYRTLAEKIQVNNLYLEQLYTFGDPHRDPRESSDSFGVRYLSVSYFALVRYKEAQITKDIKSITWMTLDSIPALAFDHNQIVEYGYQRLRNKLEYSPIAFEVLPELFTLYDLYQLYTTVLGENFTDYSNFRSRLLKLGFLIDTRKKASKGAGRPATLYRFDTDAFAPLKDKPLLFI, via the coding sequence ATGAACAAAAAAGTACTTAATGTAAACCATTGCCTAGCAGATTTTAAAGTAGGAGTAGATAATGCAATTTTTTCCGTGGATACAACTAATAATAAACTATTGATTTTACTGGTAAAACGTGAACAAAATCCATTTAAAACCTATTGGAGCTTACCTAGTACTTTAGTAAGACAAGGAGAATCTTTAGAATCAGCAGCCTATCGAACTTTAGCAGAAAAAATACAAGTCAACAATCTTTACTTAGAACAATTATATACTTTTGGTGATCCTCATAGAGATCCTAGAGAATCATCGGATAGTTTTGGGGTGCGTTATCTATCTGTAAGTTATTTTGCCTTAGTTAGATACAAAGAAGCACAAATCACAAAAGATATAAAAAGCATTACATGGATGACACTAGATTCTATTCCCGCCCTTGCTTTTGATCACAACCAAATTGTAGAGTATGGTTATCAAAGATTACGCAATAAATTAGAATATAGTCCCATCGCTTTTGAGGTTTTGCCAGAATTATTCACTCTTTACGACCTTTATCAGTTATATACTACTGTTTTAGGAGAAAATTTCACTGATTATTCTAATTTTCGCTCACGTTTGTTGAAATTAGGATTTTTAATAGATACCAGAAAAAAGGCTTCTAAAGGTGCTGGAAGACCTGCTACACTGTATCGTTTTGATACAGATGCTTTTGCACCTCTTAAAGATAAACCCTTATTATTTATTTGA
- a CDS encoding Fur family transcriptional regulator — MEKSGATAKKIRSLKDALNRCQELGMRLSRQRRFVLELLWSQDEHLSAKEIYDRLSKQGKDIGHTSVYQNLEALSSQGIIECVERHEGRLYGNFCEDHSHVNVLDTNQIVDIQVELPSELIKTIEQKTGVKVAHYRIDFYGYKHQSDDLS; from the coding sequence ATGGAAAAATCAGGAGCAACCGCAAAAAAAATTCGCTCCTTAAAAGATGCCCTCAACCGTTGCCAAGAATTAGGTATGAGACTTTCTCGTCAAAGACGTTTTGTTCTTGAACTATTGTGGTCACAAGACGAACACTTATCGGCAAAAGAAATTTACGATCGCCTAAGTAAGCAAGGAAAAGATATAGGGCATACATCTGTTTATCAAAATTTAGAAGCTTTATCAAGTCAAGGAATTATTGAATGTGTGGAAAGACATGAAGGAAGGTTATATGGTAACTTTTGCGAAGATCATAGTCATGTTAATGTGTTAGACACTAATCAAATTGTAGATATACAAGTGGAATTACCCTCAGAATTAATTAAAACTATTGAACAAAAAACAGGAGTAAAAGTAGCCCATTATCGCATTGATTTTTATGGTTATAAACACCAATCAGATGACTTAAGCTAA
- a CDS encoding NAD-dependent epimerase/dehydratase family protein, protein MEFDSNFKIIIIGGEGFVGSAYTRYCQKNNLDYLVINRANYENNIGTKCDLLINANGNSKKFLAKDNPLLEFDASVRSVRQSLIDFPAKKYIFLSSCDVYPDCSNPELTKEDRIIDISAQSPYGFHKYLAEQCVRHVHPDWLIFRMGGFVGEGMKKNAIFDILEGEKLWLHPDSELQYIHTDIAAAAVINIIQQGYTQEIFNLCGKGLVKLKEIIDITKSQVKVNFETPPVAYEVSINKIQSVANIPSTRETVIDFVNESISQRRKDTKEIY, encoded by the coding sequence ATGGAATTCGACTCTAATTTTAAAATTATTATTATCGGTGGAGAAGGCTTTGTTGGTTCGGCTTATACTCGTTATTGTCAAAAAAATAACCTTGATTATCTAGTAATAAATAGAGCTAATTATGAAAATAATATTGGCACAAAATGTGACTTATTAATCAATGCCAATGGCAACTCTAAAAAATTCTTAGCTAAAGATAACCCTCTATTGGAATTTGACGCTTCCGTCCGTTCTGTGCGACAATCATTAATAGATTTTCCTGCCAAAAAGTATATATTCTTGTCTTCTTGTGATGTTTACCCAGATTGTTCAAATCCTGAATTGACAAAAGAAGATAGAATCATTGACATTTCTGCCCAAAGCCCTTATGGTTTTCATAAGTATTTAGCTGAACAATGTGTTCGTCATGTACATCCTGACTGGTTAATTTTCCGTATGGGGGGTTTTGTCGGCGAAGGAATGAAGAAAAACGCTATTTTTGACATCCTTGAAGGGGAAAAACTTTGGCTACATCCTGATAGTGAATTGCAATATATTCATACTGACATAGCGGCAGCCGCAGTTATAAATATTATTCAACAGGGTTACACTCAAGAAATTTTCAACCTCTGCGGTAAGGGTTTAGTCAAGTTGAAAGAGATTATTGACATAACTAAAAGTCAAGTCAAAGTTAACTTTGAGACTCCTCCCGTCGCCTATGAAGTATCTATCAATAAAATTCAGTCAGTGGCAAATATTCCTTCTACTCGTGAAACAGTAATTGATTTTGTGAATGAGAGTATCTCGCAAAGGCGCAAAGACACAAAGGAAATTTATTAA
- a CDS encoding NAD-dependent epimerase/dehydratase family protein, which translates to MKIVVTGATGFLGRHLLPQLNTQYPQATVIGLSSQDYDLMNPVEVLKMFEELHPEILIHLAAYSGGIGANRSFPADFYYRNTILTALVFEQAAKFKVKKMIYTMGGCSYPATATSPIDESQMWQGYPQAESAGYSSAKKMGIVASQSYRTQYGLNSVVLIPGNLYGEYDNFRNNESHVVPALVRRFYEAKLNNLEEVTMWGSGAAKRDFVYAQDVAKVIPYFIENYDSSEPINISSGTTTPIKELAEIIKETTGFEGKLSWDITKPDGQMVKIFDVTKLNSLGLSCDTHLKDGLEKTFAWLSTNYRNKTDGIRL; encoded by the coding sequence ATGAAAATAGTTGTTACTGGTGCAACTGGCTTTTTAGGCAGACATCTTTTACCACAATTAAACACTCAATATCCTCAAGCTACAGTAATTGGTTTATCTTCTCAAGATTATGATTTGATGAATCCTGTGGAAGTGCTGAAAATGTTTGAAGAATTACACCCAGAAATATTAATCCATTTAGCCGCTTATTCGGGAGGAATTGGTGCTAATCGTTCATTTCCAGCCGATTTCTATTATCGCAACACTATTTTAACCGCTTTAGTATTTGAACAAGCAGCGAAATTTAAAGTCAAAAAAATGATTTATACGATGGGAGGATGTAGCTATCCAGCAACCGCAACATCACCTATCGATGAATCTCAGATGTGGCAAGGTTATCCTCAAGCTGAAAGTGCAGGTTATTCAAGTGCGAAAAAAATGGGTATTGTCGCTTCACAGTCTTATCGCACTCAATATGGTTTAAATTCTGTGGTATTAATTCCGGGTAATTTATATGGAGAATATGATAATTTTCGTAACAATGAATCTCATGTCGTACCTGCTTTAGTTAGACGTTTTTATGAAGCTAAATTAAACAATTTGGAAGAAGTAACAATGTGGGGAAGTGGTGCTGCTAAACGAGATTTTGTTTATGCCCAAGATGTGGCAAAAGTTATTCCTTATTTTATTGAAAATTATGATTCTAGTGAGCCAATTAATATTTCTTCAGGCACAACAACACCTATTAAAGAATTGGCAGAAATAATAAAAGAAACCACGGGTTTTGAAGGTAAACTAAGTTGGGATATAACAAAGCCTGATGGGCAAATGGTAAAAATTTTTGATGTTACTAAATTAAATTCTTTAGGCTTATCTTGTGATACTCATTTAAAAGATGGCTTAGAAAAAACTTTCGCTTGGTTAAGTACAAATTATAGAAATAAAACCGATGGAATTCGACTCTAA
- a CDS encoding ferredoxin family protein produces MPHTIVTDVCEGIADCVSACPVACIHEGPSKNIKGTDWYWIDFDTCIDCGICLQVCPVEDAILAEERPELQKTPV; encoded by the coding sequence GTGCCACATACTATTGTAACGGATGTTTGCGAAGGAATAGCCGATTGTGTTTCAGCTTGTCCTGTAGCGTGTATTCATGAAGGACCAAGTAAAAATATCAAAGGCACTGATTGGTATTGGATTGATTTTGACACTTGTATTGATTGTGGAATTTGTCTGCAAGTATGTCCAGTAGAAGATGCCATCCTAGCAGAAGAGCGTCCCGAATTGCAAAAAACTCCTGTATAG
- a CDS encoding M23 family metallopeptidase: MLVSFSIATFASSAPKFGLPIDCKLGQDCYIMHYVDHDPTSKVIDFGCGRQTYDTHNGTDFGIPNLQIMQQGVQVKAIEDGIVLRVRDGVEDNLISNQEDKKAIEGKECGNGIVIKHEDGWESQYCHLKQNSIIVKNGMEVEKGTTLGMVGTSGLSSFPHVHLSLRQEGKIVDPFVGITDKTGCDITKKSLWEKKLDYTPTGLIEAGFASEIPTQQKLWEGQFYNLSINNKSPQLIFWIHAFGVLENDQESFQLINPNNQLIINQKKPINKSSRTWMSYAGKNNKSSLEKGTWIGKYQLMRNNKIVFNLERKITIN; the protein is encoded by the coding sequence GTGTTAGTTTCATTTTCTATCGCTACTTTTGCATCTTCAGCACCCAAATTTGGTTTACCAATTGATTGTAAATTAGGTCAAGATTGTTATATTATGCACTATGTTGATCATGATCCCACATCAAAAGTAATTGATTTTGGTTGTGGCAGACAAACCTATGACACTCATAACGGTACAGATTTTGGGATTCCTAATCTGCAAATTATGCAACAGGGTGTTCAGGTTAAAGCTATCGAAGATGGTATAGTTTTAAGGGTAAGAGATGGAGTAGAAGATAATTTAATATCGAATCAAGAAGACAAAAAAGCGATAGAAGGCAAAGAATGTGGTAATGGAATCGTAATTAAACATGAAGACGGTTGGGAAAGTCAATATTGTCATTTAAAACAAAATAGTATCATTGTCAAAAATGGCATGGAAGTAGAAAAAGGAACAACTTTAGGTATGGTAGGAACATCAGGATTATCATCTTTTCCTCATGTTCATTTAAGCTTAAGGCAGGAAGGCAAAATTGTCGATCCTTTTGTGGGAATAACAGATAAAACAGGTTGTGACATAACAAAAAAATCTCTATGGGAAAAAAAATTAGACTATACACCAACAGGATTAATTGAAGCTGGTTTTGCCTCAGAAATTCCCACTCAACAAAAATTATGGGAAGGACAATTTTATAATCTGTCAATTAACAATAAAAGTCCTCAATTAATTTTTTGGATTCATGCTTTTGGAGTCTTAGAAAATGATCAAGAATCTTTCCAATTAATTAACCCGAATAATCAACTAATTATTAATCAGAAAAAACCTATTAATAAATCTTCTCGTACATGGATGAGTTATGCTGGAAAAAATAATAAATCAAGTTTAGAAAAAGGTACATGGATAGGAAAATATCAGCTTATGAGAAATAATAAAATAGTTTTTAATTTAGAACGTAAAATAACTATAAACTAA
- a CDS encoding cation:proton antiporter: protein MEKFYDLIPDSPLLTFTILLLVIVTIPPLFEKIKLPGLVGLLVAGVILGNDGFGLLDKESESIKLLADIGKIYLMFVAGLEIDLADFRKSKNRSLTFGFCTFIVPLIMGTLVGLTFNMGINSSILLGSLLASHTLLGYPIVNRLGVVGNEAVVITIGATIFTDIGALLVLAICVSIHGGEFTLATLIFQLVSLAFYSFVILYGFDKAGKEYFRRTGDEESNQFLFVLLAVFLASVGAQMINVDKIVGAFLAGLAVNDVVGKGPVKEKVEFVGSTLFIPCFFVSIGLILNISGFIDTLSSDFFLTIAIVGGLFLSKFIAALIPKFLYKYNWDQCMTMWSLSLPQVAATLAATLVGVNAGLLSDSVFNVVIVMMLVTSVSGPIITGKFARNLFNPTVDVALIEPLEIQESSELAKEETFKEHNLIDSFSIVVPIANPHTEKLLIEIGAILARHEKGSIIPLSIVKAHVHMDEPELKIALNHSHKLLTRSVKYSQDLQVSVKPIIRIDDDLAEAISRVAKENQANLIVMGWSPNTTIQARLFGNLIDNVFWASHCPVAVIKILDEPNDIHQILVPVKNLDQKTLNIIRFASIFAGNNQGSLTLLHVHDRKINKNQIETFKSALSIAVEKIATQIPITIKTLRYPDTAQAIIHTAQKYDFDLVILRSVRRRTAGGLAVSDVTTEVVRQLTRSVIIFGEPY from the coding sequence ATGGAAAAATTTTATGACCTAATTCCCGATAGTCCTCTTCTTACTTTTACTATTTTATTATTAGTTATTGTCACTATTCCCCCTCTTTTTGAAAAAATCAAACTACCCGGATTAGTAGGTTTATTAGTCGCAGGAGTTATTTTGGGAAATGATGGTTTTGGTTTGTTAGATAAAGAGAGTGAATCTATTAAACTTTTAGCCGACATTGGTAAAATTTATTTAATGTTTGTGGCAGGGTTAGAGATTGATTTAGCAGATTTTCGTAAGAGTAAAAATCGTTCTTTAACTTTTGGTTTTTGTACTTTTATCGTACCTTTAATTATGGGTACTTTAGTGGGTTTAACCTTTAATATGGGCATAAATTCTTCTATTTTATTAGGTTCATTATTAGCTTCTCATACTCTCTTAGGTTATCCCATTGTCAATCGTTTAGGGGTAGTGGGAAATGAAGCAGTTGTCATCACTATTGGTGCAACTATTTTTACAGATATTGGTGCTTTATTGGTTTTAGCTATTTGTGTTTCTATTCACGGCGGAGAATTTACTTTAGCTACTTTAATTTTTCAATTAGTGAGTTTAGCCTTTTATTCCTTTGTGATTTTATATGGTTTTGATAAAGCTGGGAAAGAATATTTTAGGCGTACAGGCGACGAGGAAAGTAATCAATTTTTATTCGTTTTATTAGCAGTTTTTCTTGCTTCTGTGGGAGCACAAATGATTAATGTAGATAAAATTGTTGGTGCATTTTTAGCTGGTTTAGCAGTTAATGATGTTGTAGGAAAAGGACCAGTTAAAGAAAAAGTTGAATTTGTAGGTAGCACTTTATTTATACCATGTTTTTTCGTTTCCATCGGATTAATTTTAAATATTTCGGGTTTTATTGACACTTTAAGTAGCGATTTTTTCCTTACCATTGCTATTGTTGGTGGTTTATTTTTAAGTAAATTTATTGCGGCATTAATACCTAAATTTTTGTATAAATATAATTGGGATCAATGTATGACAATGTGGTCTTTATCCTTACCTCAAGTAGCGGCAACTTTAGCGGCAACCTTAGTGGGAGTTAACGCTGGTTTATTGTCAGACTCAGTTTTTAACGTTGTTATTGTGATGATGTTAGTTACTTCTGTATCAGGCCCCATTATAACAGGTAAATTTGCCCGTAATTTATTTAATCCTACTGTAGATGTTGCATTAATCGAACCATTAGAGATTCAAGAGTCTTCAGAATTAGCTAAGGAAGAAACTTTTAAAGAGCATAATTTAATAGATTCTTTTTCCATTGTTGTACCGATTGCTAATCCTCATACAGAAAAGTTACTCATTGAAATTGGCGCAATTTTGGCACGTCATGAAAAAGGCTCTATCATACCTTTATCTATAGTAAAAGCTCATGTTCACATGGATGAGCCAGAATTGAAAATCGCCCTAAATCATAGCCATAAATTACTAACTAGAAGTGTCAAATATAGTCAAGATTTACAAGTATCTGTTAAACCAATTATTCGCATTGATGATGATTTAGCCGAAGCCATTAGCCGAGTTGCAAAAGAAAATCAAGCTAACTTAATTGTGATGGGTTGGAGTCCAAATACTACTATTCAAGCTCGTTTATTTGGTAATTTAATTGATAATGTATTTTGGGCTTCTCATTGTCCTGTTGCTGTGATAAAAATATTAGATGAACCAAATGACATACACCAAATCTTAGTACCTGTTAAAAACTTAGATCAAAAAACTCTCAATATCATTCGTTTTGCTTCTATCTTTGCTGGTAATAATCAAGGTAGTCTTACCCTACTTCACGTACACGATCGCAAAATTAATAAAAATCAAATAGAAACCTTTAAGTCAGCTTTAAGTATTGCGGTGGAAAAAATAGCTACTCAAATTCCTATTACCATTAAAACATTACGTTATCCAGATACTGCTCAAGCTATTATTCATACTGCCCAGAAATATGATTTTGATTTAGTTATCTTACGCTCTGTTCGTCGTCGTACTGCGGGAGGTTTGGCAGTAAGTGATGTAACCACGGAAGTAGTTAGACAACTTACTCGCTCAGTCATAATCTTTGGTGAGCCATATTAG